One genomic segment of Erythrolamprus reginae isolate rEryReg1 chromosome 2, rEryReg1.hap1, whole genome shotgun sequence includes these proteins:
- the LOC139158519 gene encoding ovomucoid-like: MKVAICLFFTLTLFFLCTDALEEEEKTVDCTGFPRKACTREYRPHCGSNGMTYSNKCYFCNAFIESRGIITLNYYGKCKE; the protein is encoded by the exons ATGAAGGTGGCTATTTGCCTGTTTTTCACACTGACACTCTTCTTTTTGTGCACAG atgctcttgaagaagaagaaaagaca GTTGATTGCACTGGCTTTCCCAGAAAAGCATGCACCAGGGAGTACCGGCCCCATTGTGGCTCCAATGGTATGACCTATTCCAACAAATGCTATTTCTGCAATGCATTTAT TGAAAGTCGTGGAATAATAACATTGAACTACTATGGAAAATGTAAGGAGTAA